The genomic segment TGAAAAGTAAGCATAACGTACTAATTTTTATTCCCTCTTTGATCGGAGCTTTTGTTCTATTTGGCTGGTTATTTGATATAGAGATCTTGAAACGACCTAGAGCTTCCATGGTCGCAATGAATCCAACATCTGCACTTTCTTTTGTTTTTATTGGATTTGCATTGTATCTTAATTTGAATCGGCCTGATTTAAATGTTTCGAAAAATTTGATTCGAATTATCGCGCTATTTGTTCTTTTGATCGGTCTTTCTAAATTATATTCCATCATCAGTGGATTCGATCTTGGGATGGATAAGATCCTTTTTTCGGAAAAGATAGCAAAGGATATCATCAAAGGTGTTCCGAATCGAATGGCTCCGAATACAGCTTTCGATTTTGTAGTACTTGGCTCTGCCATTTTCTTAAGTTCCTTTCGAAAGGATCTTTTAAGTTCTATCTCTAATTATCTATGTATTTTAGTACTTTTGATCGGACTTTTTTCGGTCATTGGTTATGTGTATCAGGTCCAGGAGTTTTATGGAATTCTTTCCTTCATTCCTATGGCAATTCACACTGCGATTAGTTTTATTTTCTGTTCTTTTGCTCTTTTGCTGATCAACGGACATTCAGGATTTATGAAGGTGTTCACAAGCAAAAGTTCTGGAGGGATCCTAGCTAGAGTTTTAATTCCATTTTTGATCATTGTCCCTGTTTTGTTCGGATATATTAGGATCTATTTAAACAGGTTAAATCCTGTAAGCTTGGAGTTGGGAGTAGGGTTCTTGATGACAGGGATCATACTCACATTTTTCGTTTTGGTTTGGTTTGTTGCCACTCAATTAGAAAAATCGGATATAGCAAGAACGGATGCGGAGAAAAAACTTTCAGAGCTAAATCAAGAATTAGAGAAATTGGTTAGTTCCAAAACTATGGATCTATTCAAAAGTGAGAATAGATTTAGGACTATTTTAGAACAATTTCCTTATCCTGTGTTGACGTATGATCCACAAGGAATTTGCACGGGAGCAAATTTTGCCTGGGAAGAAATGTGGAATACCAGAAGAGACGTATTAGTCGATTATAATATATTAAAGGATCCCCAAATAAAAGAAGCTGGCTTTTTTCCTTATGTGGAGAAGGCATTTAGTGGAGAGGCGGCAATGTCCGAACCTTTTCCTTACGATCCAAAATTAATAGGAAGCTCAGGGAGAGATCGTTGGTTGCAAATGGTACTTTATCCTATAAAAAATACAGCTGGAAATATATTAGAAGTAATCGTAGTTCATCAAGATATTACCGCGAGTAAAGAAGCGGAAAATGAGATTCGCTTATTGAATAATGATTTAGAAGAAAGAGTAAAAGTTCGAACTGAACAATTGGTTTTGGCTAATAAAGAATTGGAATCCTTCTCTTATTCTATCTCTCACGATTTAAGGGCACCAATACGAGGAATCAGTGGTTTCACACAGATCTTGATGGAAGACTATGGAGTGAATTTTGATGCGGAAGGGAAAAGAATCATCGGTAAAATTATAGAGAATGCCAAACAGATGGGACAGCTTGTCGATGATCTTTTGGAATTTTCCAGGTTAGGAAGAACTGAACTTGCCGAAAGAGAAATTTCCATGAAAGAATTGGCAACTACTGTATATAAAGAATTAATAAACTTAGAATCAGGCAGAGAAATTCATTTTGAAATACAAGATATTCCGAATGTTAGAGCGGACCAACCTGCAATACGCCAGCTTTGGGTGAATTTGATCTCTAATGCTATCAAATATACTAAAAAGGCAAAATCTTCTATTATCAAAATTGGTTCCATGGAATCAGCAGAAGGAACTGTTTATTATGTAAAAGACAATGGTGCAGGTTTTAATATGCAGTATTATAATAAACTATTTGGGGTCTTCCAGAGATTACATTCCAATGCAGACTTTGAAGGCACAGGAGTAGGTCTTGCAATTGTTAAAAGGATTGTCTCTCGTCATGGAGGGGTCGTATGGGCAGAATCCAAAGAAGGGGATGGTGCAACATTCTATTTCACTCTGCCTGGACAAGACCCAAAATTAAAGTGATTCCAGAAATTTAACCAGTTGGTCTCTTTGTGAAGGAGAAAGTTCTAATATATATTGTTTACTCCTCTCTGCTTCTCCCCCATGCCATAGGACTGCTTCCATGAAACTTTCTGCCCTTCCATCATGCAATAATTGTAATGTTCCATTTACCTTAGAAACTAAACCGATCCCCCAAAGAGGAGGAGTTCTCCATTCTCTTCCAGAAGCTAAGTGATCAGGTCTTCCGTCTTTCAGACCTTCTCCCATATCATGTAATAAAAGATCTGTATAAGGCCGGATAGTTTGCCCTGAGATCTCTGGAGCTCCGAGAATATTACCCGTTACTAATTTAGAGATATGGCAAGAATTACATCCTGCTTTGAAAAAGATCTGTTTCCCTGCAATAGTTTCGGAAGAAGAAGGCGATCTTCTTGCGGGAACTGCGATCAACCTCATATATTTTACCATCATATCTATTTTAGTAGGATTCAACTCAGGTAAGGTGCCATGAGGAGAAGAATCACATGCAGTTTGGGAAGAAGTGCAATTCTTAAAAGGAAAAAGAGGACTGGTCACTCCTATATCTTCTAAGAATGCCCGAGAACCTTGTTGTTTCAAGTTTGGTTCGTTTGCTTTCCATCCGAATCTACCTATCTTAATGCTTCCTGTTTCAATATCTGGAATCAAATTGATCCTTCCAGAAATTCCATCTAAATTGAGATCATATTCATCTTGAAGAGCTAATAAAGTATCATCAGGTATTGCTTCTAGTAATCCCATTCCGATTACCTTAGAAGTATTTCTAAGAGAGTAGATTTCTCCCTCCGAAGCCAAAGGCCCGTAATTTAGATTGGAAAATTCTACTTTAGGCTTTCTTAATGTGTAAGAGGTACCGTCTCTTAAAACTCCATCTATTTGAGAATAAGAAACGGATACCTTTCCTTCTGCGGGAACACCGCTTAATGAAAATGGTTGGAATTGACCTCCGTAATTTGGATCGTTACTTAGTCTTACTAACGCAGTTAACATTATCTCAGTCGGCCCAGAAGGTACTTTTCCGATTCCGTTTCCCACATGACAGGCTAAACAAGAATTCGCATTGAATAGAGGTCCGAGTCCTCTTCTATCAATCTGGCCTGAACTTGAATTTTCCCAAGGGACTTCAAAGACTGATTGCCCCACTGTAAAATCTGAAATTTTATCCAGGGGAAGTCCAGAGGGGAATTGTAAATACGCCCTGGAGGTAAAATCGTAAGAGGTCATACCTTTACCTCCGGACAATTCTTCTCCTTCTTCATATTCCCAGGAATCCAATTGGTCTCTGGATATGGAAACCAATGGATAGATTTCTGAAAATCCGCAAGTCAAGTTTTGAGGGTCACAGTTCCCATTCCCAAAAACTTGTTTTCCAAGTTCGGAACATCCTATTAGAAAAACAGAAAATGCTAATATAATTCTTTGAATATTAATCGCCACTTATATTAAGGAAATGTCAATGCGACAGGAGTTTTGGCTGCCCAGCTATCTTGCAGATCAGGTCTCCCTAAAGAGCCTCTGAAATTCCAACCCCAACCATATACGGAGCTATCCGGTAATAACACGAAACCGTGAAGAGCTCCTATTCCTAAGCTTGATCCTTTTGCAATTCCAACCACACTTAAGTTTGGTTCTGTAACTTTGGTGGCAGCATCGGGGTTTCCTAGATTACCTTGTCCATTTTCTCCCCAACCTTGGATACTTCCGTCGGAGAGTAGTGCAAAACTTTGGGTTCCACCTGCAAATACCCTGATCGCATTTGTTATATTATTTACTTGTAATGGAGAATTTTTGGGACTATCTTGATTTCCCAATCCTAACTGACCGCTTGCATTTAATCCCCAAGCAAAAACCGTCCCATCACTTTTTAATGCAAGAATATGATCTCTTCCATTTGCAATATTTTTGATACCGGTAAGTCCAGGAACCTTAGCGGGAGTTGATGTGATTGCGGTTGCTGTGGAGGTGCTTCCATTTCCTAAATTTCCATACTGGTTTCTTCCCCAAACATAAACGTCACCGTTTGAATCTAAGGCGGCAGAATGTTGAGAACCCGCAATTACTTGTATGATATTTGTAAGTCCAACAACGGTCACAGGATTGGAAGAGACTGTTGTAGTCGTAATAGCTGGATCTGCATTTCCTAATTGGCCCACATTATTCTGTCCGAATGCGACTACTGTTCCATCTGACTTTAAAATCACTGCATGGTTGAAACCGAACGCACCCATAACTGCGTCGGTGATTCCTGGAACTTCTGTAGGAGGTGTTTGTGCAGCAGGATTTCCTGCAGTTCCTACCGCAGGTTCAGTTGTATTTCCAAGTCCCAATTGCCCTTGCGCGTTTGCCCCCCAGGTATACACTTTTCCATCGTCTTTAATTGCTAATGAATTGTTTTGGTTAAATGAAATGCTTACAATCCCGGAGATTGAAGTAAGTTTTAATATATTCGGATTGGTTGTATCTCCTTCTGAAAATCCAGTCCCGAGTTGGCCTTTATTATTTCTTCCGCAGGAATAGATAAAACCATCTATTATAAATCCTGAATGTGCCCCACCAGCTGTTAGTTTGTTTCCGAAATAGAAGGAGACGGATTTTTCAAGTACGTTACCTTCTCCATTTGTTAAAACTACCTTGAGAGTGTTTTGTCCTCTTCTTGGTTTGAGTTTTGTTATTTGTAACTCGGTGCTTTCTCCTTCAATTTCTGTTTCCTTAGTTTCATTTAGGAAAACTTCGTAGGTCCCGGAGCTTGCACCCGTGATCCCCAGGTCAAATTGGTAAACGGATAAAACCTCTCCTTCGGCGGGAGAGGTGATCTCGAAATTGGAACTTGCAGTGGAGGTGGTTCCGCCTAATAGCCCCATTGGAGTTTTGGAGGATGAATTGGAGCAGGTCCATAGGAATAGAAGAACTAGGGGTAATAAGCGTTTCATGGTATTCCCTCGCGATAATGAATCTAAGTCTCAATATCAAAAATACCAAAATCGAAAGAATCACCTTTTGGTCAATCCATTAAAACACGAATTTCAAAGGAAAAGGGTAGATATGCCTTTTAGGTTTGGGGCTCCTTCCTCTTCCATGTGACAGCATCTATCCTTTTTTGGGATTGGGAGTCTGAGATTAGGATATCCAACCTTTTAAGTCTGGTTTCTTCTCTTTTGGGACTGATCGCCCACCAAATAGCGGTTCGCTGGTAAGAGGGAGCTTGGCTTGTAAAGAAGTCCCAGGCTTTTTTATTTTTCTGGAATTGTTTTTTAAATGCAGAAGGTAGTTCTATCTTCTCCTGTTCGAACGAATATTGCGCAGTCTTCTTCTTTTCAGAATGGAAGGCTTGTAAGCCAGACTCTTGGACTAAACCTTCCTGGATCAACTCTTGGATACGTTTTATATTAACCTTACTCCAAATACTTCCTATCTTTCTGGGAGTAAAACGGGCAGAATAACTCTCTTCGTCTATATTCTTTCTGATTCCATCTATCCAACCGAAACATAACGCCTGATCGACTGCCTCTCCATATAGAATTCCCTTTTTAGAGGACTTTATCTTATAAAAGCCTAGAAGAAGTTCTGTTTCTTTTTTATAATTTTTGGAAAGCCATGAGCGGAATTCCTTTCCTGTCTTAAAGAACTTTGGTATCATTAGGAATTTCTACTTGGCAGAAGTTTGAAGTGTATATAACTTTATGAAAGTTATTTTCGGTAGGTAGCATGAGTATAAGAGGTTCCCAGTCCGGTTTTTTTAGTCTTTTGACTGCGGTCTTATTATTGCAGAACTGTCTGACATCTTCCGCAAATATCCAGGACTATAAGGAACATTTTATAGGAAATGATCCTAAGGATCTATCTTCTGAGATCCCAAAGGGAAAGATAAGAGCAGTATTTTTAGGGACAAGCTCCATTCTATTAGATGATGGGGAGACTCAGATTCTGACCGATGGATTTTTTTCGAGGCCTTCTCTTTTTAAAACTATGTTCTCAAAAATTTCTTCTGATGAACAAGAGATCAAATACGTTATGCTTCTTGCAGGCATTAAACGTTTGAAAGGGATCTTAGTATGTCATTCTCATTATGATCATTCTATGGATTCTCCTTATATTGCCAAAGAGACTGGAGCAAAATTATACGGCTCCCTCTCCACCATCCAGATTGGAAAAGGAGGAGGACTTCCTGAAGAACAATTGGTATTATTCCAACCCGGCAAGAAGATCCAGATAGGTAAGTTTAAGATCACTGTACTAAATTCAAAACATACTCCTCCTTTTAAAATTTTGGGAAAAACAAATGCTGCAGATCCAAATAGACCGGATTTAACGGAAGCACTGCCTCAACCTGCTAAGGCAGAGGATTATATAGAAGGTGGGACTTACGACTTCTTGGTGGAACATGGAAAACATTCCATCTTGATCAAAGGTAGCACAAATTATATTGAGAATGCTTGGGAAGGTTTAAAGGCAGATGTTCTATTCTTAGGGATTGCTATGCTAGGCAAACAAGAAGAAGAATTTAAATCAAAGTATTACGAAGAAACTGTGACCAAAATTTCTCCTAAGATGGTAATCCCTGTACATTGGGATAATTTTTTCAAACCATTGACTCAACCTTTGGAGCCTAACTTGAGTTTAGGAGACGATGTGAAAACCGGAATGGAGTTTATGATACAGAAAACTTCCCAGGATGGGATACAATTCAAGATCCTGCGAGGTTTTGAGAGCATTCTGTTATTTTAATATACTGGTTGGTGCGGATCAAGGCGGCTAGGCTATATGGAAGAAGAGGATACGATGGAAAAAGTTTTAGAATATTTAGAACCCTATGGTCCGGATCTAAAAAACGGACTTAGTAATCATGCTCCTATGGCCTGCGAGGCATTGCTCACAATGGGAAAAAGAGAAAGTGTTTTTCCTTGGTTGGAAAGATACGGAAACCAATTTTTAGAAAAAAAGAAACCCAGAAACAAAATTTATAGCGGTGACTGGAAAGATTTCTTAGGATTTCCGGAAACTTATCCTGAGTGGGAAAACTTTTTTAATACAGAATTGGAAGAAGGTCCCTGGCAGAAAACTGTCTCTGAATGGGCGGTCAAACTTGCTCCAGGGATCTGCGCGGATGCTACTCATGGTGTAATCCGTACTGGACATGCAGTCAGAAGTTTAACTAGAAAAGAATCAAGACGTAGGAAGAGAGAACTTGCTTCCGGGTTAGCAGTTTGGGCTTCTACTTATTTGGAATTGCCGACTTCTTTCGATTCTTTGTTGGGCCTACAACCGGAAGATGCCATACAAAAAGTGGACTTTGTTCCGAAAGAATCTAAAAATTTTTCAGGTACAATCGTTTCTTCTTTGCAGGGATTGGGAGAATATGATCATTTTTCTCCTGTGATCGGATATCTAAACGTTTCTAAACAGCCTGAAGAAATTATTTCAGGTTTGTCGGAAGGGTTTTCTAGAGTTGTCTTAAATAATGTGGAAGATAATCTTTCTGCGATCGTTTTTATACATTCCGTAACAAGTGTTTCTGCTCTTAGAAGTATATTACCTTTTCTGAATGAGCATGAAAAAAAATCGGTGTTACGATATTCCTGGCAGTCGGGCGCGGCTTTGTTTTCTGCGTTCGGTAAAAAATCAAATCTAGAACTTCCTGAAAAAATAGAAAAAGAATCCAGAGAAGAAATGATAGATAGGGCAATTGAGCATGGAGACGAACACGCGATCAAATTTACGGAAGTATGTTTGAAAGAATTTGAATTCAATCCTTCTCCTGCATATTACGCAGCTGCTCGTTTAGCTAGAAAGTTTTTGGAACCTTTATCTTAATAGCGCATTGTTCTGAAAGTCAAATTTACTCTGGGTTG from the Leptospira saintgironsiae genome contains:
- a CDS encoding sensor histidine kinase is translated as MKSKHNVLIFIPSLIGAFVLFGWLFDIEILKRPRASMVAMNPTSALSFVFIGFALYLNLNRPDLNVSKNLIRIIALFVLLIGLSKLYSIISGFDLGMDKILFSEKIAKDIIKGVPNRMAPNTAFDFVVLGSAIFLSSFRKDLLSSISNYLCILVLLIGLFSVIGYVYQVQEFYGILSFIPMAIHTAISFIFCSFALLLINGHSGFMKVFTSKSSGGILARVLIPFLIIVPVLFGYIRIYLNRLNPVSLELGVGFLMTGIILTFFVLVWFVATQLEKSDIARTDAEKKLSELNQELEKLVSSKTMDLFKSENRFRTILEQFPYPVLTYDPQGICTGANFAWEEMWNTRRDVLVDYNILKDPQIKEAGFFPYVEKAFSGEAAMSEPFPYDPKLIGSSGRDRWLQMVLYPIKNTAGNILEVIVVHQDITASKEAENEIRLLNNDLEERVKVRTEQLVLANKELESFSYSISHDLRAPIRGISGFTQILMEDYGVNFDAEGKRIIGKIIENAKQMGQLVDDLLEFSRLGRTELAEREISMKELATTVYKELINLESGREIHFEIQDIPNVRADQPAIRQLWVNLISNAIKYTKKAKSSIIKIGSMESAEGTVYYVKDNGAGFNMQYYNKLFGVFQRLHSNADFEGTGVGLAIVKRIVSRHGGVVWAESKEGDGATFYFTLPGQDPKLK
- a CDS encoding di-heme oxidoredictase family protein: MVSISRDQLDSWEYEEGEELSGGKGMTSYDFTSRAYLQFPSGLPLDKISDFTVGQSVFEVPWENSSSGQIDRRGLGPLFNANSCLACHVGNGIGKVPSGPTEIMLTALVRLSNDPNYGGQFQPFSLSGVPAEGKVSVSYSQIDGVLRDGTSYTLRKPKVEFSNLNYGPLASEGEIYSLRNTSKVIGMGLLEAIPDDTLLALQDEYDLNLDGISGRINLIPDIETGSIKIGRFGWKANEPNLKQQGSRAFLEDIGVTSPLFPFKNCTSSQTACDSSPHGTLPELNPTKIDMMVKYMRLIAVPARRSPSSSETIAGKQIFFKAGCNSCHISKLVTGNILGAPEISGQTIRPYTDLLLHDMGEGLKDGRPDHLASGREWRTPPLWGIGLVSKVNGTLQLLHDGRAESFMEAVLWHGGEAERSKQYILELSPSQRDQLVKFLESL
- a CDS encoding RCC1 domain-containing protein, with the protein product MKRLLPLVLLFLWTCSNSSSKTPMGLLGGTTSTASSNFEITSPAEGEVLSVYQFDLGITGASSGTYEVFLNETKETEIEGESTELQITKLKPRRGQNTLKVVLTNGEGNVLEKSVSFYFGNKLTAGGAHSGFIIDGFIYSCGRNNKGQLGTGFSEGDTTNPNILKLTSISGIVSISFNQNNSLAIKDDGKVYTWGANAQGQLGLGNTTEPAVGTAGNPAAQTPPTEVPGITDAVMGAFGFNHAVILKSDGTVVAFGQNNVGQLGNADPAITTTTVSSNPVTVVGLTNIIQVIAGSQHSAALDSNGDVYVWGRNQYGNLGNGSTSTATAITSTPAKVPGLTGIKNIANGRDHILALKSDGTVFAWGLNASGQLGLGNQDSPKNSPLQVNNITNAIRVFAGGTQSFALLSDGSIQGWGENGQGNLGNPDAATKVTEPNLSVVGIAKGSSLGIGALHGFVLLPDSSVYGWGWNFRGSLGRPDLQDSWAAKTPVALTFP
- a CDS encoding YdeI/OmpD-associated family protein; its protein translation is MIPKFFKTGKEFRSWLSKNYKKETELLLGFYKIKSSKKGILYGEAVDQALCFGWIDGIRKNIDEESYSARFTPRKIGSIWSKVNIKRIQELIQEGLVQESGLQAFHSEKKKTAQYSFEQEKIELPSAFKKQFQKNKKAWDFFTSQAPSYQRTAIWWAISPKREETRLKRLDILISDSQSQKRIDAVTWKRKEPQT
- a CDS encoding MBL fold metallo-hydrolase; the protein is MSIRGSQSGFFSLLTAVLLLQNCLTSSANIQDYKEHFIGNDPKDLSSEIPKGKIRAVFLGTSSILLDDGETQILTDGFFSRPSLFKTMFSKISSDEQEIKYVMLLAGIKRLKGILVCHSHYDHSMDSPYIAKETGAKLYGSLSTIQIGKGGGLPEEQLVLFQPGKKIQIGKFKITVLNSKHTPPFKILGKTNAADPNRPDLTEALPQPAKAEDYIEGGTYDFLVEHGKHSILIKGSTNYIENAWEGLKADVLFLGIAMLGKQEEEFKSKYYEETVTKISPKMVIPVHWDNFFKPLTQPLEPNLSLGDDVKTGMEFMIQKTSQDGIQFKILRGFESILLF
- a CDS encoding questin oxidase family protein; protein product: MEEEDTMEKVLEYLEPYGPDLKNGLSNHAPMACEALLTMGKRESVFPWLERYGNQFLEKKKPRNKIYSGDWKDFLGFPETYPEWENFFNTELEEGPWQKTVSEWAVKLAPGICADATHGVIRTGHAVRSLTRKESRRRKRELASGLAVWASTYLELPTSFDSLLGLQPEDAIQKVDFVPKESKNFSGTIVSSLQGLGEYDHFSPVIGYLNVSKQPEEIISGLSEGFSRVVLNNVEDNLSAIVFIHSVTSVSALRSILPFLNEHEKKSVLRYSWQSGAALFSAFGKKSNLELPEKIEKESREEMIDRAIEHGDEHAIKFTEVCLKEFEFNPSPAYYAAARLARKFLEPLS